In the Hordeum vulgare subsp. vulgare chromosome 7H, MorexV3_pseudomolecules_assembly, whole genome shotgun sequence genome, one interval contains:
- the LOC123413222 gene encoding sucrose:sucrose 1-fructosyltransferase-like — MAPRGRRTSRSKDFLLSSGTAAVAVKPRGAVLDTPPVPLAYGVLKYQQSGGGTRWRECTVVLGAVAMVALFVTHALAPRASVLSEETRGAARPEQNIMVAAGSDADGFPWSNEMLQWQRTGFHFQPEKNYMNDPNAPMYYRGRHHFFYQYNPTGVVWGNITWGHAVSRDLVHWRHLPLAMVPDQWYDIHGVLTGSATILPNGTVIVLYTGKTDTSAQVQCLAMPTDPDDPLLVNWTKHPANPVILPPPGIGLQDFRDPTTAWFDNSDLTWRTIIGSKDDNGHAGIALMYKTKDFIRYELIQGVLHRVEGTGMWECVDFYPVGGGNSSSEEEAMYVLKASMDDERHDYYALGRYDAATNTWTPLDPELDVGIGLRYDWGKFFAATSFYDPVKRRRVMWAYVGETDSLSADVAKGWASVQTIPRTVVLDEKTRTNLLQWPVEEIETLRFNSTDFGVITIHTGSIIPLCLRQATQLDIEASFRLDDSAIAMINEADVNYNCSTSSGASTMGALGPFGLLIHAAANGGSEQLAVYFHVSRGLDGALRTHFCHDELLSSRASDVMKRVVGSTVPVLDGEALCVRVLVDHSIVESFAMGGRLTATSRVYPMEAIHTAAGVYLFNNATGSSITVEKLVVHEMASTS; from the exons ATGGCTCCACGAGGCCGCAGGACGAGCCGATCAAAAGATTTCCTCTTGAGCTCCGGAACAGCGGCCGTGGCCGTGAAGCCACGCGGCGCCGTCCTGGACACGCCGCCGGTCCCGTTGGCGTACGGGGTGCTGAAGTACCAGCAAAGCGGCGGCGGCACGAGGTGGCGCGAGTGCACCGTCGTGCTGGGCGCCGTGGCCATGGTGGCGCTCTTCGTCACCCACGCGCTCGCCCCAAGGGCCAGCGTGTTGTCCGAGGAGACGCGCGGGGCGGCACGACCGGAGCAGAACATCATGGTCGCCGCCGGCTCCGATGCCGACGGGTTCCCGTGGAGCAACGAGATGCTGCAGTGGCAGCGCACCGGGTTCCATTTCCAGCCGGAGAAGAACTACATGAACG atcCAAACG CTCCAATGTATTACCGTGGACGGCACCACTTCTTCTACCAGTACAACCCTACGGGCGTCGTCTGGGGCAACATCACATGGGGCCACGCCGTGTCGAGGGACCTGGTCCACTGGCGCCACCTCCCCCTCGCCATGGTGCCGGATCAATGGTACGACATCCACGGCGTCTTGACGGGCTCCGCCACCATTCTCCCCAACGGCACCGTCATCGTGCTTTACACGGGTAAAACCGACACCTCTGCTCAAGTTCAGTGCCTCGCCATGCCCACTGACCCGGATGACCCACTCCTTGTCAACTGGACCAAGCATCCTGCCAACCCCGTCATCCTCCCACCCCCCGGCATCGGCCTCCAGGACTTCCGCGACCCCACCACCGCATGGTTCGATAATTCCGACCTGACATGGCGCACCATCATCGGCTCCAAGGACGACAACGGCCATGCCGGCATCGCCTTGATGTACAAGACCAAAGACTTCATCAGGTACGAGCTCATCCAGGGGGTGCTCCACCGCGTCGAGGGCACCGGAATGTGGGAGTGCGTCGACTTCTACCCTGTCGGCGGCGGCAACAGCTCCTCGGAGGAGGAGGCGATGTATGTGTTGAAGGCGAGCATGGACGATGAACGCCATGACTACTACGCGTTGGGGAGGTATGATGCGGCGACCAACACGTGGACGCCATTGGACCCGGAGCTGGACGTGGGGATCGGGCTGAGGTACGATTGGGGAAAGTTTTTTGCTGCCACCTCTTTCTATGACCCGGTGAAACGGCGGCGCGTGATGTGGGCTTATGTCGGCGAGACCGACTCCTTGAGTGCCGACGTTGCCAAGGGATGGGCTTCGGTCCAG ACAATTCCGAGGACGGTGGTGTTGGATGAGAAGACCCGGACGAACCTCCTCCAATGGCCGGTGGAGGAGATCGAGACGCTCCGCTTCAACAGCACTGACTTTGGCGTCATCACCATCCACACTGGATCCATCATCCCTCTCTGCCTCCGTCAAGCAACTCAGCTTGATATCGAGGCGTCCTTTCGCCTAGACGATTCCGCCATTGCCATGATCAACGAGGCCGACGTGAACTACAACTGCAGCACGAGTAGCGGAGCCTCAACCATGGGCGCACTTGGTCCCTTCGGCCTCCTCATCCACGCCGCTGCCAACGGTGGCAGCGAACAACTAGCGGTTTACTTCCATGTGTCAAGGGGCCTCGATGGGGCACTCCGAACCCACTTCTGCCATGACGAGCTGTTGTCGTCCCGGGCGAGTGATGTCATGAAGCGGGTGGTTGGCAGCACTGTGCCGGTGCTCGACGGTGAGGCTCTATGTGTGAGGGTGCTCGTGGACCATTCCATCGTAGAGAGCTTTGCGATGGGCGGTAGGTTGACAGCGACGTCACGGGTGTACCCGATGGAAGCCATCCACACGGCGGCGGGGGTGTACCTTTTCAACAACGCCACTGGATCCTCCATCACCGTCGAGAAGCTTGTAGTTCATGAGATGGCCTCGACGTCTTAG